In one Anas platyrhynchos isolate ZD024472 breed Pekin duck chromosome 8, IASCAAS_PekinDuck_T2T, whole genome shotgun sequence genomic region, the following are encoded:
- the AKR1A1 gene encoding aldo-keto reductase family 1 member A1 isoform X1: MSAACDFLTLCTGQKMPLIGLGTWKSEPGQVKEAVKYALSVGYRHVDCAAAYSNEAEIGEAFQESVGPNKVVKREDLFVTSKLWNTKHHPEDVEPALRKTLGDLKLDYLDLYLMHWPHAFERGDNLFPKNPDGTMRYDYTDYKDTWKAMEKLVEKGLAKAIGLSNFNSRQIDDILSVATVKPAVLQVECHPYLAQNELIAHCQKKGLVVTAYSPLGSPDRMWKHPDEPVLLEEPGIKKLAEKYSKSPAQIILRWQVQRKVVTIPKSVTPARILQNVQVFDFSLTEEEMSHIGSLNKNWRYIVPMITVNGKPVPRDAGHPHYPFNDPY; this comes from the exons GTGAAAGAAGCAGTGAAATATGCCCTAAGTGTGGGTTATCGCCACGTGGATTGTGCAGCAGCTTACAGCAACGAAGCTGAGATCGGTGAGGCTTTCCAGGAGAGCGTTGGACCCAACAAG GTTGTTAAAAGGGAGGACCTGTTTGTAACATCAAAGCTCTGGAACACCAAGCACCACCCAGAAGATGTAGAGCCAGCATTAAGGAAAACACTTGGAGATTTGAAACTGGATTATTTGGACCTGTACCTCATGCACTGGCCTCATGCCTTTGA ACGAGGGGACAATCTCTTCCCAAAGAATCCTGATGGAACAATGCGGTATGATTACACCGATTACAAGGATACCTGGAAGGCTATGGAGAAGCTGGTGGAAAAAGGTCTTGCAAAAGCCATTGGGCTGTCAAACTTCAACAGTCGTCAGATTGATGATATATTAAGTGTGGCTACTGTCAAACCAGCTGTGCTCCAG GTAGAATGTCATCCGTACCTAGCTCAGAATGAGCTGATAGCTCACTGCCAGAAAAAAGGACTGGTCGTTACTGCCTACAGTCCCCTGGGTTCACCAGATCGCATGTGGAAACATCCAGATGAGCCTGTGCTTCTAGAGGAACCTGGGATCAAGAAACTGGCAGAAAAATACAGCAAGTCACCTGCCCAGATCATCCTCAG ATGGCAAGTGCAGCGTAAAGTGGTTACCATTCCCAAGAGCGTCACTCCTGCTCGCATTCTGCAGAATGTCCAG GTGTTTGATTTCAGCCTCACAGAGGAGGAGATGAGCCACATTGGAAGCCTGAACAAAAACTGGCGTTACATTGTGCCAATGATTACG GTGAATGGGAAGCCAGTACCAAGAGATGCTGGACACCCCCATTACCCCTTCAATGACCCCTATTAA
- the AKR1A1 gene encoding aldo-keto reductase family 1 member A1 isoform X2 — MAKMSAACDFLTLCTGQKMPLIGLGTWKSEPGQVKEAVKYALSVGYRHVDCAAAYSNEAEIGEAFQESVGPNKVVKREDLFVTSKLWNTKHHPEDVEPALRKTLGDLKLDYLDLYLMHWPHAFERGDNLFPKNPDGTMRYDYTDYKDTWKAMEKLVEKGLAKAIGLSNFNSRQIDDILSVATVKPAVLQVECHPYLAQNELIAHCQKKGLVVTAYSPLGSPDRMWKHPDEPVLLEEPGIKKLAEKYSKSPAQIILRWQVQRKVVTIPKSVTPARILQNVQVFDFSLTEEEMSHIGSLNKNWRYIVPMITVNGKPVPRDAGHPHYPFNDPY, encoded by the exons GTGAAAGAAGCAGTGAAATATGCCCTAAGTGTGGGTTATCGCCACGTGGATTGTGCAGCAGCTTACAGCAACGAAGCTGAGATCGGTGAGGCTTTCCAGGAGAGCGTTGGACCCAACAAG GTTGTTAAAAGGGAGGACCTGTTTGTAACATCAAAGCTCTGGAACACCAAGCACCACCCAGAAGATGTAGAGCCAGCATTAAGGAAAACACTTGGAGATTTGAAACTGGATTATTTGGACCTGTACCTCATGCACTGGCCTCATGCCTTTGA ACGAGGGGACAATCTCTTCCCAAAGAATCCTGATGGAACAATGCGGTATGATTACACCGATTACAAGGATACCTGGAAGGCTATGGAGAAGCTGGTGGAAAAAGGTCTTGCAAAAGCCATTGGGCTGTCAAACTTCAACAGTCGTCAGATTGATGATATATTAAGTGTGGCTACTGTCAAACCAGCTGTGCTCCAG GTAGAATGTCATCCGTACCTAGCTCAGAATGAGCTGATAGCTCACTGCCAGAAAAAAGGACTGGTCGTTACTGCCTACAGTCCCCTGGGTTCACCAGATCGCATGTGGAAACATCCAGATGAGCCTGTGCTTCTAGAGGAACCTGGGATCAAGAAACTGGCAGAAAAATACAGCAAGTCACCTGCCCAGATCATCCTCAG ATGGCAAGTGCAGCGTAAAGTGGTTACCATTCCCAAGAGCGTCACTCCTGCTCGCATTCTGCAGAATGTCCAG GTGTTTGATTTCAGCCTCACAGAGGAGGAGATGAGCCACATTGGAAGCCTGAACAAAAACTGGCGTTACATTGTGCCAATGATTACG GTGAATGGGAAGCCAGTACCAAGAGATGCTGGACACCCCCATTACCCCTTCAATGACCCCTATTAA
- the NASP gene encoding nuclear autoantigenic sperm protein isoform X4 → MQSSAVAAAPCVEPASASPTRMEEELAAPSTSADKADGMDVDGESKKLLGLGQKHLVMGNIPAAVNAFQEAASLLGKKYGETADECAEAFFYYGKSLLELARMENGVLGNALEGVQVEEEGEKAEDDSALPAADEEAREELREQVYNAMGEKEEAKKSTEGAPVLAEKEVKTEDVEMEDGTEEKPREEATDMDIKVEETKEKTEASAEKELTSEEQRQQMAVEKTTTKEEAAVEEKAVEKEQNTTHEEVAEATEEKDRTTEVSDKEPKAAVEEAKSTEAPVEEKGEAGEQMTEATEKEAAVKKGEAIEGQAEAAVEENALSQEVTAEGQAAVTVEQKEAAEGQAEAAEQKKVEEKEPATEEKPAEPKETESSKEPVPAEGKEPSNDVEEKAEVAAKVEKEEKKDDLMEEGEGAKVEKEEKDDQMEEGEETEESEEEDKENDKAEDDKENELTVEDKSLQESEEEEIGNLELAWDMLELAKVIYKRKETKEAQLHAAQAHLKLGEVSIESENYVQAIEEFQACLALQQKYLEAHDRLLAESHYQLALAYHYNSQFDEAVLQFGKSVEVIDKRMAMLTERIKKSESGSPEDEKEIEELKGLLPEIKEKIEDSKESQKSARVAELALKATLVGTTSGFAQSEDSGSVSTIPVRKAADGASQCVTDISHLVRKK, encoded by the exons ATGCAATCCTCGGCCGTCGCCGCCGCCCCTTGCGTCGAGCCCGCGTCGGCCTCCCCGACTAG GATGGAAGAGGAACTGGCCGCCCCCTCCACCTCCGCCGACAAAGCAGACGG TATGGATGTGGATGGAGAATCCAAGAAACTATTGGGTTTAGGACAGAAACACTTGGTAATGGGAAATATTCCAGCTGCTGTTAATGCGTTCCAGGAAGCTGCAAGCTTGCT GGGTAAAAAATATGGTGAGACAGCGGATGAGTgtgcagaagcttttttttattatggaaAATCTCTCCTGGAGTTGGCAAG AATGGAAAACGGTGTATTGGGAAATGCCTTAGAAGGGGTGCAGGttgaagaggaaggagagaaagctGAAGATGATTCCGCCTTACCGGCTGCTGATG AAGAAGCAAGGGAGGAGTTGAGAGAACAGGTATATAACGCCatgggggaaaaagaagaggCCAAGAAGTCTACAGAAGGAGCTCCAGTACTAGCTGAGAAGGAAGTCAAAACGGAGGATGTGGAAATGGAAGACGGAACGGAAGAAAAGCCAAGGGAAGAAGCGACTGACATGGACATAAAGGTAGAAGAGACTAAAGAGAAGACAGAGGCTTCTGCGGAAAAAGAATTAACTTCAGAAGAACAAAGGCAGCAGATGGCTGTGGAAAAGACAACTACAAAAGAGGAGGCAGCTGTGGAAGAGAAAGCAGTGGAAAAAGAGCAGAACACAACGCATGAAGAGGTAGCAGAGGCAACGGAGGAGAAGGACAGAACGACAGAAGTGTCGGACAAGGAGCCAAAGGCAGCTGTGGAAGAGGCTAAGTCTACAGAAGCACCTGtggaagagaagggagaggcaggagagcagatgacagaagcaacagaaaaagaggCAGCCGTCAAAAAGGGAGAGGCTATAGAAGGgcaggcagaggcagctgtgGAAGAGAATGCGTTGTCACAAGAAGTGACAGCAGAAGGGCAGGCAGCCGTCACTGTGGAGCAGAAAGAAGCTGCAGAAGGGCAGGCAGAGGCAGCTGAGCAGAAGAAGGTGGAGGAGAAAGAGCCAGCTACAGAAGAGAAACCAGCTGAACCTAAAGAGACAGAGTCCTCAAAGGAACCGGTGCCCGCAGAGGGCAAGGAACCATCTAATGACGTGGAAGAAAAGGCTGAAGTAGCAGCTAAGgtagagaaagaggaaaagaaagatgacCTGATGGAAGAGGGTGAAGGTGCTAAGgtagagaaagaagagaaagatgacCAGATGGAAGAGGGAGAAG AAACAGAAGAATCTGAGgaagaagataaagaaaatgacaaagcTGAAGATGATAAGGAGAATGAATTGACAGTGGAAGACAAG TctttacaggaaagtgaggaggaagaaattgGAAATCTTGAGCTAGCCTGGGACATGCTGGAGTTAGCGAAAGTCATCTACAAGAG aaaagaaacaaaagaagctCAGCTCCATGCAGCTCAGGCTCATCTAAAGCTAGGAGAAGTCAGCATTGAATCTG AAAACTATGTGCAGGCTATAGAGGAGTTCCAGGCCTGTCTGGCCCTGCAGCAGAAGTACCTGGAGGCTCACGACCGCCTGCTTGCCGAAAGCCACTACCAGCTGGCCCTGGCCTACCACTACAACAGCCAGTTCGACGAGGCGGTGCTGCAGTTTGGCAAATCCGTAGAAGTCATCGACAAGAGAATGG CAATGCTTACTGAACGAATAAAGAAGTCAGAAAGTGGGTCCCCTGAAGATGAGAAGGAGATCGAAGAATTAAAAGGACTTCTCCctgaaatcaaagaaaagaTAGAGGATTCAAAGGAGTCTCAAAAGAGTGCAAGAGTAGCTGAGCTGGCACTGAAAGCGACTCTG GTTGGAACTACGTCTGGCTTTGCACAAAGTGAAGACAGTGGTTCGGTTTCCACA ATTCCAGTTAGAAAAGCAGCAGATGGAGCATCTCAGTGTGTTACAGACATCTCTCACCTGGTCAGGAAAAAG
- the NASP gene encoding nuclear autoantigenic sperm protein isoform X3, whose amino-acid sequence MQSSAVAAAPCVEPASASPTRMEEELAAPSTSADKADGMDVDGESKKLLGLGQKHLVMGNIPAAVNAFQEAASLLGKKYGETADECAEAFFYYGKSLLELARMENGVLGNALEGVQVEEEGEKAEDDSALPAADEEAREELREQVYNAMGEKEEAKKSTEGAPVLAEKEVKTEDVEMEDGTEEKPREEATDMDIKVEETKEKTEASAEKELTSEEQRQQMAVEKTTTKEEAAVEEKAVEKEQNTTHEEVAEATEEKDRTTEVSDKEPKAAVEEAKSTEAPVEEKGEAGEQMTEATEKEAAVKKGEAIEGQAEAAVEENALSQEVTAEGQAAVTVEQKEAAEGQAEAAEQKKVEEKEPATEEKPAEPKETESSKEPVPAEGKEPSNDVEEKAEVAAKVEKEEKKDDLMEEGEGAKVEKEEKDDQMEEGEETEESEEEDKENDKAEDDKENELTVEDKSLQESEEEEIGNLELAWDMLELAKVIYKRKETKEAQLHAAQAHLKLGEVSIESENYVQAIEEFQACLALQQKYLEAHDRLLAESHYQLALAYHYNSQFDEAVLQFGKSVEVIDKRMAMLTERIKKSESGSPEDEKEIEELKGLLPEIKEKIEDSKESQKSARVAELALKATLVGTTSGFAQSEDSGSVSTIPVRKAADGASQCVTDISHLVRKKAEKRPQAESGATVESTV is encoded by the exons ATGCAATCCTCGGCCGTCGCCGCCGCCCCTTGCGTCGAGCCCGCGTCGGCCTCCCCGACTAG GATGGAAGAGGAACTGGCCGCCCCCTCCACCTCCGCCGACAAAGCAGACGG TATGGATGTGGATGGAGAATCCAAGAAACTATTGGGTTTAGGACAGAAACACTTGGTAATGGGAAATATTCCAGCTGCTGTTAATGCGTTCCAGGAAGCTGCAAGCTTGCT GGGTAAAAAATATGGTGAGACAGCGGATGAGTgtgcagaagcttttttttattatggaaAATCTCTCCTGGAGTTGGCAAG AATGGAAAACGGTGTATTGGGAAATGCCTTAGAAGGGGTGCAGGttgaagaggaaggagagaaagctGAAGATGATTCCGCCTTACCGGCTGCTGATG AAGAAGCAAGGGAGGAGTTGAGAGAACAGGTATATAACGCCatgggggaaaaagaagaggCCAAGAAGTCTACAGAAGGAGCTCCAGTACTAGCTGAGAAGGAAGTCAAAACGGAGGATGTGGAAATGGAAGACGGAACGGAAGAAAAGCCAAGGGAAGAAGCGACTGACATGGACATAAAGGTAGAAGAGACTAAAGAGAAGACAGAGGCTTCTGCGGAAAAAGAATTAACTTCAGAAGAACAAAGGCAGCAGATGGCTGTGGAAAAGACAACTACAAAAGAGGAGGCAGCTGTGGAAGAGAAAGCAGTGGAAAAAGAGCAGAACACAACGCATGAAGAGGTAGCAGAGGCAACGGAGGAGAAGGACAGAACGACAGAAGTGTCGGACAAGGAGCCAAAGGCAGCTGTGGAAGAGGCTAAGTCTACAGAAGCACCTGtggaagagaagggagaggcaggagagcagatgacagaagcaacagaaaaagaggCAGCCGTCAAAAAGGGAGAGGCTATAGAAGGgcaggcagaggcagctgtgGAAGAGAATGCGTTGTCACAAGAAGTGACAGCAGAAGGGCAGGCAGCCGTCACTGTGGAGCAGAAAGAAGCTGCAGAAGGGCAGGCAGAGGCAGCTGAGCAGAAGAAGGTGGAGGAGAAAGAGCCAGCTACAGAAGAGAAACCAGCTGAACCTAAAGAGACAGAGTCCTCAAAGGAACCGGTGCCCGCAGAGGGCAAGGAACCATCTAATGACGTGGAAGAAAAGGCTGAAGTAGCAGCTAAGgtagagaaagaggaaaagaaagatgacCTGATGGAAGAGGGTGAAGGTGCTAAGgtagagaaagaagagaaagatgacCAGATGGAAGAGGGAGAAG AAACAGAAGAATCTGAGgaagaagataaagaaaatgacaaagcTGAAGATGATAAGGAGAATGAATTGACAGTGGAAGACAAG TctttacaggaaagtgaggaggaagaaattgGAAATCTTGAGCTAGCCTGGGACATGCTGGAGTTAGCGAAAGTCATCTACAAGAG aaaagaaacaaaagaagctCAGCTCCATGCAGCTCAGGCTCATCTAAAGCTAGGAGAAGTCAGCATTGAATCTG AAAACTATGTGCAGGCTATAGAGGAGTTCCAGGCCTGTCTGGCCCTGCAGCAGAAGTACCTGGAGGCTCACGACCGCCTGCTTGCCGAAAGCCACTACCAGCTGGCCCTGGCCTACCACTACAACAGCCAGTTCGACGAGGCGGTGCTGCAGTTTGGCAAATCCGTAGAAGTCATCGACAAGAGAATGG CAATGCTTACTGAACGAATAAAGAAGTCAGAAAGTGGGTCCCCTGAAGATGAGAAGGAGATCGAAGAATTAAAAGGACTTCTCCctgaaatcaaagaaaagaTAGAGGATTCAAAGGAGTCTCAAAAGAGTGCAAGAGTAGCTGAGCTGGCACTGAAAGCGACTCTG GTTGGAACTACGTCTGGCTTTGCACAAAGTGAAGACAGTGGTTCGGTTTCCACA ATTCCAGTTAGAAAAGCAGCAGATGGAGCATCTCAGTGTGTTACAGACATCTCTCACCTGGTCAGGAAAAAG
- the NASP gene encoding nuclear autoantigenic sperm protein isoform X1 encodes MQSSAVAAAPCVEPASASPTRMEEELAAPSTSADKADGMDVDGESKKLLGLGQKHLVMGNIPAAVNAFQEAASLLGKKYGETADECAEAFFYYGKSLLELARMENGVLGNALEGVQVEEEGEKAEDDSALPAADEEAREELREQVYNAMGEKEEAKKSTEGAPVLAEKEVKTEDVEMEDGTEEKPREEATDMDIKVEETKEKTEASAEKELTSEEQRQQMAVEKTTTKEEAAVEEKAVEKEQNTTHEEVAEATEEKDRTTEVSDKEPKAAVEEAKSTEAPVEEKGEAGEQMTEATEKEAAVKKGEAIEGQAEAAVEENALSQEVTAEGQAAVTVEQKEAAEGQAEAAEQKKVEEKEPATEEKPAEPKETESSKEPVPAEGKEPSNDVEEKAEVAAKVEKEEKKDDLMEEGEGAKVEKEEKDDQMEEGEETEESEEEDKENDKAEDDKENELTVEDKSLQESEEEEIGNLELAWDMLELAKVIYKRKETKEAQLHAAQAHLKLGEVSIESENYVQAIEEFQACLALQQKYLEAHDRLLAESHYQLALAYHYNSQFDEAVLQFGKSVEVIDKRMAMLTERIKKSESGSPEDEKEIEELKGLLPEIKEKIEDSKESQKSARVAELALKATLVGTTSGFAQSEDSGSVSTIPVRKAADGASQCVTDISHLVRKKRKPEEETHQGDNEAKKSKPEPAVNGGGAAAAPSGKEVAEKMEEEAEKRPQAESGATVESTV; translated from the exons ATGCAATCCTCGGCCGTCGCCGCCGCCCCTTGCGTCGAGCCCGCGTCGGCCTCCCCGACTAG GATGGAAGAGGAACTGGCCGCCCCCTCCACCTCCGCCGACAAAGCAGACGG TATGGATGTGGATGGAGAATCCAAGAAACTATTGGGTTTAGGACAGAAACACTTGGTAATGGGAAATATTCCAGCTGCTGTTAATGCGTTCCAGGAAGCTGCAAGCTTGCT GGGTAAAAAATATGGTGAGACAGCGGATGAGTgtgcagaagcttttttttattatggaaAATCTCTCCTGGAGTTGGCAAG AATGGAAAACGGTGTATTGGGAAATGCCTTAGAAGGGGTGCAGGttgaagaggaaggagagaaagctGAAGATGATTCCGCCTTACCGGCTGCTGATG AAGAAGCAAGGGAGGAGTTGAGAGAACAGGTATATAACGCCatgggggaaaaagaagaggCCAAGAAGTCTACAGAAGGAGCTCCAGTACTAGCTGAGAAGGAAGTCAAAACGGAGGATGTGGAAATGGAAGACGGAACGGAAGAAAAGCCAAGGGAAGAAGCGACTGACATGGACATAAAGGTAGAAGAGACTAAAGAGAAGACAGAGGCTTCTGCGGAAAAAGAATTAACTTCAGAAGAACAAAGGCAGCAGATGGCTGTGGAAAAGACAACTACAAAAGAGGAGGCAGCTGTGGAAGAGAAAGCAGTGGAAAAAGAGCAGAACACAACGCATGAAGAGGTAGCAGAGGCAACGGAGGAGAAGGACAGAACGACAGAAGTGTCGGACAAGGAGCCAAAGGCAGCTGTGGAAGAGGCTAAGTCTACAGAAGCACCTGtggaagagaagggagaggcaggagagcagatgacagaagcaacagaaaaagaggCAGCCGTCAAAAAGGGAGAGGCTATAGAAGGgcaggcagaggcagctgtgGAAGAGAATGCGTTGTCACAAGAAGTGACAGCAGAAGGGCAGGCAGCCGTCACTGTGGAGCAGAAAGAAGCTGCAGAAGGGCAGGCAGAGGCAGCTGAGCAGAAGAAGGTGGAGGAGAAAGAGCCAGCTACAGAAGAGAAACCAGCTGAACCTAAAGAGACAGAGTCCTCAAAGGAACCGGTGCCCGCAGAGGGCAAGGAACCATCTAATGACGTGGAAGAAAAGGCTGAAGTAGCAGCTAAGgtagagaaagaggaaaagaaagatgacCTGATGGAAGAGGGTGAAGGTGCTAAGgtagagaaagaagagaaagatgacCAGATGGAAGAGGGAGAAG AAACAGAAGAATCTGAGgaagaagataaagaaaatgacaaagcTGAAGATGATAAGGAGAATGAATTGACAGTGGAAGACAAG TctttacaggaaagtgaggaggaagaaattgGAAATCTTGAGCTAGCCTGGGACATGCTGGAGTTAGCGAAAGTCATCTACAAGAG aaaagaaacaaaagaagctCAGCTCCATGCAGCTCAGGCTCATCTAAAGCTAGGAGAAGTCAGCATTGAATCTG AAAACTATGTGCAGGCTATAGAGGAGTTCCAGGCCTGTCTGGCCCTGCAGCAGAAGTACCTGGAGGCTCACGACCGCCTGCTTGCCGAAAGCCACTACCAGCTGGCCCTGGCCTACCACTACAACAGCCAGTTCGACGAGGCGGTGCTGCAGTTTGGCAAATCCGTAGAAGTCATCGACAAGAGAATGG CAATGCTTACTGAACGAATAAAGAAGTCAGAAAGTGGGTCCCCTGAAGATGAGAAGGAGATCGAAGAATTAAAAGGACTTCTCCctgaaatcaaagaaaagaTAGAGGATTCAAAGGAGTCTCAAAAGAGTGCAAGAGTAGCTGAGCTGGCACTGAAAGCGACTCTG GTTGGAACTACGTCTGGCTTTGCACAAAGTGAAGACAGTGGTTCGGTTTCCACA ATTCCAGTTAGAAAAGCAGCAGATGGAGCATCTCAGTGTGTTACAGACATCTCTCACCTGGTCAGGAAAAAG
- the NASP gene encoding nuclear autoantigenic sperm protein isoform X2, with amino-acid sequence MEEELAAPSTSADKADGMDVDGESKKLLGLGQKHLVMGNIPAAVNAFQEAASLLGKKYGETADECAEAFFYYGKSLLELARMENGVLGNALEGVQVEEEGEKAEDDSALPAADEEAREELREQVYNAMGEKEEAKKSTEGAPVLAEKEVKTEDVEMEDGTEEKPREEATDMDIKVEETKEKTEASAEKELTSEEQRQQMAVEKTTTKEEAAVEEKAVEKEQNTTHEEVAEATEEKDRTTEVSDKEPKAAVEEAKSTEAPVEEKGEAGEQMTEATEKEAAVKKGEAIEGQAEAAVEENALSQEVTAEGQAAVTVEQKEAAEGQAEAAEQKKVEEKEPATEEKPAEPKETESSKEPVPAEGKEPSNDVEEKAEVAAKVEKEEKKDDLMEEGEGAKVEKEEKDDQMEEGEETEESEEEDKENDKAEDDKENELTVEDKSLQESEEEEIGNLELAWDMLELAKVIYKRKETKEAQLHAAQAHLKLGEVSIESENYVQAIEEFQACLALQQKYLEAHDRLLAESHYQLALAYHYNSQFDEAVLQFGKSVEVIDKRMAMLTERIKKSESGSPEDEKEIEELKGLLPEIKEKIEDSKESQKSARVAELALKATLVGTTSGFAQSEDSGSVSTIPVRKAADGASQCVTDISHLVRKKRKPEEETHQGDNEAKKSKPEPAVNGGGAAAAPSGKEVAEKMEEEAEKRPQAESGATVESTV; translated from the exons ATGGAAGAGGAACTGGCCGCCCCCTCCACCTCCGCCGACAAAGCAGACGG TATGGATGTGGATGGAGAATCCAAGAAACTATTGGGTTTAGGACAGAAACACTTGGTAATGGGAAATATTCCAGCTGCTGTTAATGCGTTCCAGGAAGCTGCAAGCTTGCT GGGTAAAAAATATGGTGAGACAGCGGATGAGTgtgcagaagcttttttttattatggaaAATCTCTCCTGGAGTTGGCAAG AATGGAAAACGGTGTATTGGGAAATGCCTTAGAAGGGGTGCAGGttgaagaggaaggagagaaagctGAAGATGATTCCGCCTTACCGGCTGCTGATG AAGAAGCAAGGGAGGAGTTGAGAGAACAGGTATATAACGCCatgggggaaaaagaagaggCCAAGAAGTCTACAGAAGGAGCTCCAGTACTAGCTGAGAAGGAAGTCAAAACGGAGGATGTGGAAATGGAAGACGGAACGGAAGAAAAGCCAAGGGAAGAAGCGACTGACATGGACATAAAGGTAGAAGAGACTAAAGAGAAGACAGAGGCTTCTGCGGAAAAAGAATTAACTTCAGAAGAACAAAGGCAGCAGATGGCTGTGGAAAAGACAACTACAAAAGAGGAGGCAGCTGTGGAAGAGAAAGCAGTGGAAAAAGAGCAGAACACAACGCATGAAGAGGTAGCAGAGGCAACGGAGGAGAAGGACAGAACGACAGAAGTGTCGGACAAGGAGCCAAAGGCAGCTGTGGAAGAGGCTAAGTCTACAGAAGCACCTGtggaagagaagggagaggcaggagagcagatgacagaagcaacagaaaaagaggCAGCCGTCAAAAAGGGAGAGGCTATAGAAGGgcaggcagaggcagctgtgGAAGAGAATGCGTTGTCACAAGAAGTGACAGCAGAAGGGCAGGCAGCCGTCACTGTGGAGCAGAAAGAAGCTGCAGAAGGGCAGGCAGAGGCAGCTGAGCAGAAGAAGGTGGAGGAGAAAGAGCCAGCTACAGAAGAGAAACCAGCTGAACCTAAAGAGACAGAGTCCTCAAAGGAACCGGTGCCCGCAGAGGGCAAGGAACCATCTAATGACGTGGAAGAAAAGGCTGAAGTAGCAGCTAAGgtagagaaagaggaaaagaaagatgacCTGATGGAAGAGGGTGAAGGTGCTAAGgtagagaaagaagagaaagatgacCAGATGGAAGAGGGAGAAG AAACAGAAGAATCTGAGgaagaagataaagaaaatgacaaagcTGAAGATGATAAGGAGAATGAATTGACAGTGGAAGACAAG TctttacaggaaagtgaggaggaagaaattgGAAATCTTGAGCTAGCCTGGGACATGCTGGAGTTAGCGAAAGTCATCTACAAGAG aaaagaaacaaaagaagctCAGCTCCATGCAGCTCAGGCTCATCTAAAGCTAGGAGAAGTCAGCATTGAATCTG AAAACTATGTGCAGGCTATAGAGGAGTTCCAGGCCTGTCTGGCCCTGCAGCAGAAGTACCTGGAGGCTCACGACCGCCTGCTTGCCGAAAGCCACTACCAGCTGGCCCTGGCCTACCACTACAACAGCCAGTTCGACGAGGCGGTGCTGCAGTTTGGCAAATCCGTAGAAGTCATCGACAAGAGAATGG CAATGCTTACTGAACGAATAAAGAAGTCAGAAAGTGGGTCCCCTGAAGATGAGAAGGAGATCGAAGAATTAAAAGGACTTCTCCctgaaatcaaagaaaagaTAGAGGATTCAAAGGAGTCTCAAAAGAGTGCAAGAGTAGCTGAGCTGGCACTGAAAGCGACTCTG GTTGGAACTACGTCTGGCTTTGCACAAAGTGAAGACAGTGGTTCGGTTTCCACA ATTCCAGTTAGAAAAGCAGCAGATGGAGCATCTCAGTGTGTTACAGACATCTCTCACCTGGTCAGGAAAAAG